One Danio rerio strain Tuebingen ecotype United States chromosome 22, GRCz12tu, whole genome shotgun sequence genomic window carries:
- the LOC141380288 gene encoding persephin-like, with protein MCSLLKITVLLLCVKAGEGHWLRTLLDKDLHDEESRRGDGEEQEGSGRQLERVIRSPRSTESPCALHSILLQVRDLGLGYDSDETVLFKYCSGTCPRLASNHDLTLTNLLQSGVLQYTGQWHHQPCCRPTHHEDIAFLDNHHRWHKVEKLAAGGCVCMG; from the exons ATGTGTTCGCTACTGAAGATCACCGTTCTGCTGTTGTGCGTTAAGGCAGGAGAAGGACACTGGCTTAGGACGCTACTGG ATAAAGACCTCCATGATGAAGAAAGCAGAAGAGGTGATGGGGAGGAACAAGAAGGTTCTGGGAGGCAGTTGGAAAGGGTGATTCGATCGCCCCGCAGTACTGAATCTCCATGTGCTCTGCACTCCATCCTGCTGCAAGTGCGAGACCTCGGACTGGGCTACGATTCTGATGAGACGGTGCTGTTTAAGTACTGCAGCGGGACCTGCCCTCGCCTTGCCTCGAACCATGACCTCACGCTCACTAACCTCCTACAGAGCGGCGTCCTTCAATACACCGGCCAATGGCACCATCAGCCTTGTTGTCGCCCCACACACCACGAAGACATAGCCTTTCTGGACAACCACCATCGCTGGCACAAAGTGGAGAAACTGGCCGCCGGTGGTTGTGTCTGTATGGGGTAA